From Pseudomonas hormoni:
CTTGGTGATCGCGGTCCAGCCGTCGCCCAGCACCTTGGTGTCGGCCTTGCCCTGGTTGATCATCGGCTCGATGGTGAAGGTCATGCCGGCTTTCAGTTCCATGCCGGTGCCGGCGCGGCCGTAGTGCAGGATTTGCGGCTCTTCGTGGAACACCTTGCCGATGCCGTGACCGCAGAACTCGCGAACCACCGAGAAACCGTTCTTTTCGGCGTGCTTCTGGATCACTTCACCGATGTCGCCCAGGCGGCAGCCGGGTTTGACGATTTCGATGGCCTTGTACATGCATTCCTGGGTCACTTGGGACAGGCGCTCGGCCCAGACCGGCACGGTGCCGACGTGGAACATGCGGCTGGTATCGCCGTGGTAGCCATCCTTGATCACGGTGACGTCGATGTTCAGCGTGTCACCGTCCTTCAACGGCTTCTCGTTCGGAATGCCGTGGCAGACCACGTGGTTGATCGAGGTGCAGATCGACTTCGGGTAGCCTTTGTAGTTGAGCGGGGCAGGAATGGCCTGCTGCACGTTGACGATGTAGTCGTGGCAGATGCGGTCCA
This genomic window contains:
- the map gene encoding type I methionyl aminopeptidase; protein product: MTVTLKTPEDIAKMRVAGKLAADVLEMIAEHVKPGITTEELDRICHDYIVNVQQAIPAPLNYKGYPKSICTSINHVVCHGIPNEKPLKDGDTLNIDVTVIKDGYHGDTSRMFHVGTVPVWAERLSQVTQECMYKAIEIVKPGCRLGDIGEVIQKHAEKNGFSVVREFCGHGIGKVFHEEPQILHYGRAGTGMELKAGMTFTIEPMINQGKADTKVLGDGWTAITKDRKLSAQWEHTLVVTDTGYEIFTLRSDDTIPRVSA